The DNA sequence GTAATGGTCTATTTACTGCAGTGTGCTTTACATGGGGTGACACATATTTCTTCCTCAAGCCTTATTTTCAATCtcttttgtattatttaaaatattctgttttttaaaaaacttttataATTTCCTATTGGACAGAGACAACTGCGTTTTGAATTTAAAACAGctcagtatttatttaaattcctCCAGGTTATGAAATTTTATGGATTTTTGAATACATGAATAATAATTTCTTACAGTTGTCACAACAGCCTTTGGCACATGCTGTACATTATCATGCTACGCTCAGCTGTCTTTGTGATCTCTTCGCTCTTAATCTGGATATTGCTGCTAAAGCTCAGAGATTTTGGTATAAATTGGATAAAACAATGTAGATATTGATGATATTACAAGACAAGATGGGGCTTTTTAAACTGGATTTCAGGAAAAAAGACCCCTTTGCCAACTTGCCAGAACTGTAGATAGAAACACAAGACAGAAGAAAGAACATAGTTTAGACTGATTGGATGCATTTGATcatgtgcctctctctctggggaGACATTCAGGCCCTGCTTATATCTCCCATGTCCTGGCTCTCGCAAGCCCAACAGAAGCCACACACCCCAGGCCTAATGTAGGCCAAATCCTACTTCCTCTTGCATCTCGGGACTGAAAGTGTTTTCTGCTGGTTGTGAGGGCGACACAACTCAGTGTGAAATCCTGCAGAGCAGGAAAACCAAATTAAAGCTCCACTTCATCTGCATGGATCAGAAGGCATTTTCCTTTTTACCACAGCATGGTAAAACACTTGTGAGAATATTTGTCAGACTATGTTTTGcaaacaatgtgaaatgtgaataaaatgctttttttaaatacactacTCTTGACATTTTAATTTTCCCACTTTGCAAGTAGGAGTGGAGTTCAGACATAACTTGTAAATGGATCACACTCGAATATCTTGGACCAGTAATGAAAAGCTTTTGACATCATATCATATTTTCTCTTTCAGCAGGTTATTATCTTGTCTAATCAGTGCACATATGACGATAATGAAATGCACAAATACAATGCATAGCTGTCTAACAGTGGTCTCACAAGGTTTTAGATCTTAACtggaaaattatgaaaatatgcaaattgtacattttaatcCAACATAGCAGTTGTTACCTGACGGTTTTTGAATGTAAGcactgtgtgtctttgtgggtCTATTTCCATTTTCCATAATATTCAGTGCCAAGTCACGGTTATCCTGTTTTCAGCAGCTGAAACCTTTAAAAGTAAaatgctctctcacactgtctttCTCCAACAGTGTCCTTACTGCACAACAAGCGCTTGTTGCACTTTTGTGCAAACTGTGAGTCAGTCTGGATCACGGCGTCAGCTAGCTTAATGGAATAATAACTTTAAGTCGTAAATATTTGTGAACCATCAGTCTGTGAAAAAGAGACAAAACAAGGACTTTTTCCCCAGCTTgctgaaatacatatttatttcagatttgaaTCTCTTTTGTGGGGCAGTGTGATGAATGGCACACTTATAACAATTGTGGGTGAAATCCCAGGGCATGCCCGCTAGTAATGTCCCTCCCATGGCCTGGTCTAGTGCTGGCCTAAGGACAGCTCCGTTTGCTGAGGTTAAACCAGTACACATGCTTCACAACATAGCACCAATGTGGCACTCCTGCCCACGTCCAAGACAAACTCGGACCCTCTCGCTTATAACAAGGCATTCTCCATCGACAAACGCACTCCGGGGGGAAGTGTTGTACACAAGCTTTCCAGGGCCTGTCGTGGAGGGGAACCCAAGCTTGTTTTCATGGGATTCGTCCTCGGTTGCCAGAGCTGAAAGAAACCCTTCCCTCAGAACGTGCTACACTCACTTCCAGAAAGCCTTCACCTCGGCGTCCTGTAACTTCTGCTGGGCACTGACTCGAAGGGATGCTCAGGTACTGTACCTGTTTCTTTATCAATGCGAAAGTGAGCTCTCTAGTTTCAGGTCGGCTGTGGCAGCCCAGGTGAAGGTGAAGGATGGGCACCTCGGTGGCCACATCTCCAAAAATAACCCAATGACTTTGGCGAGGCAGCTGGTGCTTGTGCTGGTCCTTGGAAAATGCCAGCTTAATGGAGATTTATTCAAGGATTATTCCACCCTTTACAGGATCTGTAATTCAACAGTAATTGTACAACAGCAGACTGCACAAGTCTGACATTCAAAGGCTGGGTTAGAGACATGACTTTTGTAAACACAGACACTTTGTTGAAGTAAGTAATTTGAAATCCTTAAGTTTAAGGTTCATCATCATGCATCAATTTACAGTAGAATAGCTATAGACCTATGACTATTTTTGTGCTGCTAAAATTGTTGTCAACTAAACTTCTCACCTTTCAAAGCTTTGTTCCTTGACTGTATTCTATGGCCGAACAATGAaaaatgtctctttttttttttacattacgtggcatttagcagacgctcttatccagagcgacgtacaacaaagtgcaaatcaaacacaagaacaagtgcaaaagtggacctgagaggacagtacagttccgagtcctagtgtaaacatacagaaattcagaacccttgaaccCTTGAACTCTTTCACCtgggcaggtgtgcaggtggCCCTGTGTGGCAGAGTGCTGTGTTGGACTGCAGTGCCATTCTTACCCTTGCTACAGCGGCTAATATGATGATACCTATCAGTTGGCTGAGGTTACTGcgagagttcagaggagaagaatgaaagtgtgtcagtgtgtgttgtgaggtgtgtgtctgcttgtatgtgtatatgtgcatgtacacCTGACCACTCTTTCTCATAGGCATAACGATGGGGCAGGACATCCAGACGAGTAGAGGTAGTCCTCTGCTATCATCCGCCctcaccctctacctgctgGGGGCCCTGAGCCACGCCCTGCCCCATCCCCCGACCGCTGCCCCTCTGTCTGAGGGCCTGCCCTTCATTGTGGTGTGGAACATTCCCACAATCGCCTGCCGAAAGCACGACGTTCCCCTGGACACCTCGCCGTTCCGGGCAGTCACCACGCCCGCCAAGGTGCCCGGCCAGCCCCTGATGCTGTTCTACTCAGACCGGCTGGGGCTTTACCCGCACGTGGACGTGGGCACCAAGAGGCAGCTCTATGGGGGCATCCCGCAGAGAGGCAACCTCTCAGCCAGCCTGGCCAAGGCCCAGACCGACATCTCTTATTACATCACCTCCGAGTCCTCCCCCGGCATGGCCGTCATCGACTGGGAAGACTGGCGCCCTCTGTGGGACAGGAACTGGGGCTCCAAGCAGATCTACCGCTCCTTGTCTGTCGCCCATGCCCGCAAGAGACACCCCTCCATGTCGTCGGGCCAGACCGTCACCATGGCAAAGCGGCAGTTCCAGAATGCTGCTAGGAGCTACATGGCGGAGACCCTGGGGCTGGGGGTTAGGCAGAGACCCAGGTATCTGTGGGGCTTCTACCTGTTCCCAAACTGCTACAACCATGGGTGGGCAGAGCCTGGCTACACAGGGAGGTGCCCTGTGGAGGTGCAGAGAAAAAACAATGAGCTTCTTTGGCTGTGGGAGTCCAGCACGGCCCTCTACCCCTCTGTCTACCTGCTGTCTGCACTGGGAGGGACCCGCTGGGCAGCTCTGTATGTCCGAAACCGCGTTCAGGAGGCCATGAGGGTGGCTGCTTTACCCAAGAGGCCCTTCACTGCCCCTGTCTATGTCTATACCCGACCTGTCTTCACTGACCAGAACAGGAGCTTTCTGAACAAGGTGAGCTCAGGATCCTTACTCCCATAAGTATGTTTGAATACAAGTATGACTAAGAACAGTCATGACCTTATGTActgtggaaataaatgtgagtaaaacatacactcagtgagctctttattaggtatttattagatttattttttagacttattggtctactgctgctgtagactatccacttaagaggtttgtattcagagatgctcctctgcgtACCACTATTgcaatgtgtggctatttgcgttactgtcgccttTCTGTccactttgaccagtctggcccttctccactgacttctcgcattaacaacacatttttgcccgcagtactgctgctcactggacgttttttGTCTGCAAACCATAACTGTTGTGTGGGAAAATCCCAgatgatcagcagtttttgagatactcaaagcactctgtctggcaccaacaaacattccatgatcaaagtcacttagatcacagttCTGAAAttcccattctgaaatttggtctgaaaaacagctgaatctctccatgtctgcatgcttttatgcatttagttgctgccacataattggctgattaaatatttgtattaacaagctggtgtaaaggtctacctaataaagtggtcactgagtgtatgttgcgTAACTTCATTTTATAAGCTTATGAATTTCTGGAAAAGTGATACCAAACATGAGACCAAAGACATCTGTATGAACATTTGAAGTGGCACCAAAATGAAACATTGCCTTATCAGGGATGTTGATATTGTCATATCCTGTTGGGAAACTTAAGCCAAATAAAGGGAGTGGTTTAAAGTGTAATATGGAACTATGGGGGTAGTTGTTGCTGTTGAACAGACATGCctgctctttaaaaataaatcaagaacTGCAAAgattttgctgtgttttttcacaaatacaataaaacagaataatgCCTGTATATaacaaatggaatttaataattTTGCCATTCAGGTATAGTGACTTGCAGGTAGTCATGGCTTTATGTGCCGAGAataaaggtttttctttttaacaaaagTTCACATGTTCTTTGTTCAAATGAAGAACAATGGGCATGGGAGGATTTGAATGTTTGGGCAGAAGGGTGGCTAGGTGGCATCATTTAAGATCTGAAATTACAGTGCCATTGTCAATGAATGACTAAGCCAATGCAGGTGGTGTCTGGTTTCTGTACGCTGCACTGTAGTTTTTCCTTACATTCGCTCCACACTCTGCTGTTTCCAGGGGGACCTGCTCAACACCATTGGGGAGTCTGCAGCTGTGGGGGCCGCTGGCTCAGTGCTATGGGGGGCCAGTGCAGACTACGATGGCAAGGTAAAGAAAGCTTACACGCATGTGATGCAACTCGATAACACAGTGCACATGCCACGGCATTCATAGAGTACATACACCCTTCCACTGCCAGCCTCTGCCATCTTACATGATTCTTACTCCATGAAATCACCTGAAAGCTTTCAATATCCTTAAGGTTTTAAAAAACAGTTCTGCACCATTGTGACAACCAGatggtacagtatgtactgAATGCAACATAACACAGGAAATTACAGAAAATTGGCAATGTGGTGCAACTTCTGGTTCAGTTCTTCACAACGGTCAACAGAAAATTGGCAGTTACAAGTAGATGTTGCCATAATTAGCAAAGAttattgaaaaaaagaagaagaaataaatctGTACTGTGGATGTAACAAATAGATCTATAGGCATGTGTGTATTATGGTATACGTTTCATACCTTTGTTGTGATCTCATCGtgagccctctctctccctctctagaCTTCATGTGAAGCTCTGTCCAATTACCTGACGTCCACCCTCAACCCTTACATTGCCAACGTGACGGCGGCAACCAAACTGTGCAGCCGGTCGCTCTGCCAGGGAAACGGTCGCTGCGTCCGGAAGAACTACGACTCCGACGACTACCTGCATCTGAACCCCCGAACCTTCAGGATCGTCAGATACAACGGGAGATACGTGGCCATCGGGAGGCTCACCATCGCTGACCTGGGTCTCTTCGCCAGACGGTTCACCTGCCAGTGCTACGCTGCTCAGGAATGCGCTCCCAAACTGTCCACTCGGCTTTCCAGGATCCCGCTGGTCATTCACGTGTAGCACACCACATCTTTCAATTCACAACAAATTGACTTTAATTTATAGTGGGTACACTCAAAACTGTTAAAATAACAGGACTGGGTATTTAATCTTACTGACGTGTTACTTTTCTGTGTAGAATGTATTTAAcacatttgaattatttaacGATTCCTTTATCCGTGTACATATTCTGTGTCTGGAAATGACAATACAAATCTACGTCAGAGCTATGAATACAGTTGTGTGAAacttcacaaatcaaatgtgaataaattaataaagt is a window from the Conger conger chromosome 8, fConCon1.1, whole genome shotgun sequence genome containing:
- the spam1 gene encoding hyaluronidase PH-20 encodes the protein MGQDIQTSRGSPLLSSALTLYLLGALSHALPHPPTAAPLSEGLPFIVVWNIPTIACRKHDVPLDTSPFRAVTTPAKVPGQPLMLFYSDRLGLYPHVDVGTKRQLYGGIPQRGNLSASLAKAQTDISYYITSESSPGMAVIDWEDWRPLWDRNWGSKQIYRSLSVAHARKRHPSMSSGQTVTMAKRQFQNAARSYMAETLGLGVRQRPRYLWGFYLFPNCYNHGWAEPGYTGRCPVEVQRKNNELLWLWESSTALYPSVYLLSALGGTRWAALYVRNRVQEAMRVAALPKRPFTAPVYVYTRPVFTDQNRSFLNKGDLLNTIGESAAVGAAGSVLWGASADYDGKTSCEALSNYLTSTLNPYIANVTAATKLCSRSLCQGNGRCVRKNYDSDDYLHLNPRTFRIVRYNGRYVAIGRLTIADLGLFARRFTCQCYAAQECAPKLSTRLSRIPLVIHV